Proteins from a single region of Mytilus trossulus isolate FHL-02 chromosome 2, PNRI_Mtr1.1.1.hap1, whole genome shotgun sequence:
- the LOC134708145 gene encoding vesicle-trafficking protein SEC22b-like produces MVLMTMIARVADALPLAASMQEDEQAGRSLMDYQAQAKQLFRKISTDPQPPGRCSLESGPYIFHYIIERGVCYLILCDKSFSKRLAFQYLDDLQTEFSLQYSGRVETVSRPYSFIEFDTYIQKARKSYMDSRARKNLNNINTELQDVHRIMVQNIDDVLQRGETLSALDMKASNLSSVSQKYKKDSAYLNLRSSYAKIAAIIIVVIVFLLFIKFWW; encoded by the exons ATGGTTTTAATGACCATGATTGCACGAGTTGCAGATGCACTGCCCTTAGCTGCATCAATGCAAGAGGATGAACag GCTGGAAGAAGTTTAATGGACTACCAGGCACAAGCTAAACAACTTTTCCGTAAGATATCAACCGACCCACAGCCTCCAGGAAGATGTAGTTTAGAATCAGGACCATATATTTTTCA ttataTTATAGAAAGAGGTGTATGTTATCTTATACTTTGTGATAAATCATTCTCAAAGAGACTTGCATTCCAATATTTGGATGATTTACAAACAGAATTCTCGTTGCAATATAGTGGTAGAGTAGAAACAGTATCTAGGCCATACAGTTTTATAGAATTTG ATACATACATTCAGAAAGCACGGAAATCTTACATGGATTCTAGAGCAAGAAAGAATCTGAATAACATAAACACAGAACTCCAAGATGTGCATAGGATAATGGTACAAAATATTGATGATGTGTTACAGAGAGGAGAAACTCTATCAG caCTAGATATGAAAGCCAGTAATTTATCATCAGTTTCTCAGAAGTACAAGAAAGACTCTGCATATTTGAACTTAAGGTCATCTTATGCCAAAATAGCAGCCATTATTATTGTTgtcattgtatttttattatttattaaattttggtggtaa